GGTGATGCTGAACCAGTCTTTGACGGCTTACCGCCGGCATGAGGGAATGGGCACGCTTAGACACTACGATGTCATTATGGCTGAAGCTGCAGCAACCAGTGCCCGTTATCACGCTCCGTTAAGTGCCCTGATTGCTTCCATGGGCGGCTAGCTCGCCGGAGCGCACAGCCGGCACTGCAGCACAGCCCAGGGTCAGGCAATTCACGCTTAGGAGGGAGAGCATATGTACCGGGAAATCGAAGTGAAAGACTTCCTGCCGGTCCTGCTGGAGCAGCTGAAATTCTCCGAGAGTATACTGGATATCGGCAGCGGTACCGGTACGCTGCTGGAGCGGTATGAAGCCGCTGTGGTGCTGGGACTGGATATCCACAGACCTTATCTGCTGCACCGCAAATACAAGGCTCCCCATATCATTCCGGTTCATGCCGATGCCGGTCATATCGATAAACTGTTTCTGCCGGGAACCTTCTCTGCGGTCACTCTGATCGATTCGCTGGAGCATTTCTCGATGAGTGAAGGCATGGAGCTGCTGCGTAAGGCAGAGCTCATCGCTGCGAACCGTGTCGTCGTATTTACACCGCGGGGCTTCTTCCCGCAGGAGGGGAAGGACCATTTCAACCTGCATGGAGAGTATTACCAGAAACACTGGAGCGGCTGGGAGCCTGACGACTTTCTGAAGCTGGGCTACGCTGTAACTGTACTGAAGGGCTTCCACCATGCGGAGAATCCTTCATTCCGGGAAGCCTTCGGTGAGAATCACGCGCCGCTGGACGCCCTGCTCGCCTGCAAGACCGTATAAATGACTCAGGGAGGAGGCCGGGGCATGAATCAGAAGACCAAGGTCTCGGTGGTGATTCCGTTCTACAATTGTCCTTACGTACATCTGGCGGTCGAAAGCGTGCTGGCCCAGAGCTACACGGATATTGAGCTGATCGTGGTGGATGACGGTTCAACGCTCCATACGGAGAAGCTTGACGCCTATAGAAGCCGGATTGTATATATCCGCAAGACCAACGGAGGGACCGGCTCGGCCCTCAATAAGGGAATTGAGGCGGCAAGCGGAGCTTATTTTGCCTGGTTAAGCGCGGACGATCTGTTTCATCCCGATAAAATCAGACGGCAGATAGAAGCCATCCGCAGCTCGGGTACCTCCTTCAACCATACGGCTTACTACTATATTAATGAGCATGGGCAGCGGTTCTCCGATATAGTCCGAATGCCGGCCTTGAGCAGACCGGCCCTCATACAGACCATGATGTCCGGCTGTCCGGTGAACGGCAGCACGGTGCTGCTCGATATGGAGATCCTCTCCGGGGTGGGCAGGTTTAATGAGAGCCTCCTGTATACACAGGATTATGATATGTGGCTGCGGATTCTGCCTCATTATGAGTGGTCTTATATAGAAG
The window above is part of the Paenibacillus sp. FSL H8-0048 genome. Proteins encoded here:
- a CDS encoding class I SAM-dependent methyltransferase; protein product: MYREIEVKDFLPVLLEQLKFSESILDIGSGTGTLLERYEAAVVLGLDIHRPYLLHRKYKAPHIIPVHADAGHIDKLFLPGTFSAVTLIDSLEHFSMSEGMELLRKAELIAANRVVVFTPRGFFPQEGKDHFNLHGEYYQKHWSGWEPDDFLKLGYAVTVLKGFHHAENPSFREAFGENHAPLDALLACKTV
- a CDS encoding glycosyltransferase family 2 protein, coding for MNQKTKVSVVIPFYNCPYVHLAVESVLAQSYTDIELIVVDDGSTLHTEKLDAYRSRIVYIRKTNGGTGSALNKGIEAASGAYFAWLSADDLFHPDKIRRQIEAIRSSGTSFNHTAYYYINEHGQRFSDIVRMPALSRPALIQTMMSGCPVNGSTVLLDMEILSGVGRFNESLLYTQDYDMWLRILPHYEWSYIEEPLLDYRVHNEMGSVLHSEAQNREIAKVQFMHRGKLTELLRKERRN